Within Massilia endophytica, the genomic segment ATCCCTGTTCGGGGAAGCCAGCACTTTGCGCCTCTAACCGTCGCCCTCGCGAAGGCGGGGCCCATGGGCGTCACGGCACACTCCTAGGCACCCGCCTTCGCGGGTGCGACGGCGCCTCTCATAGGGTACAATGGCAGATTGCTCCAAACTTTCATTGCCAGATTATCATGCAATCCCAACCCATTTCCCGTATCCAGAAGCCCGGCTCCGAAGGCACGCCTGCGAGCACCGGCCCAGCGCCGAAAGTCGGTTTCGTGTCGCTCGGCTGCCCCAAGGCGCTTGTCGACTCCGAACAGATCCTGACCCAGCTGCGCGCTGAAGGCTACGAGACCGCAAAGTCCTACGACGGCGCGGACCTGGTGATTGTGAACACTTGCGGCTTCATCGACGCCGCCGTGCAGGAATCGCTGGACGCCATCGGCGAGGCGCTGGCCGAAAACGGCAAGGTGATCGTCACCGGCTGCCTGGGCGCGAAGAAGGACGCGGAAGGCCGCGACCTGATCCAGTCCATCCACCCGAAGGTGCTGGCCGTGACCGGCCCGCATGCGGTCGGCGAGGTGATGGCCGAGGTGCATACGCACCTTCCCAAGCCGCACGAGCCCTTCATCGATCTGCTGCCGCCGCAGGGCATCAAGCTCACGCCCAAGCACTACGCCTACCTGAAGATTTCCGAAGGCTGCAATCACCGCTGCTCGTTCTGCATCATCCCGTCCATGCGCGGCGACCTGGTTTCGCGCCCCATCGCGGAGCTGATGCTGGAAGCGGAAAACCTGTTCAAGGCAGGCGTGAAGGAACTGCTGGTGATCTCGCAGGACACCTCGGCCTATGGCGTGGACGTGAAGTTCCGCTCGGGCTTCTGGAACGGCCGCCCGGTGAAAACCCACATGACACAGCTCACCGAAGCCCTGGGTGAACTGGCCAAGCAGTACGGCGCCTGGGTGCGCCTGCACTACGTCTACCCATATCCGCACGTGGACCAGATCATTCCAATGATGAGCGGCGGCCATATCCTGCCTTACCTGGACGTGCCGCTGCAGCACGCGCATCCCGATGTGCTGAAGCGCATGAAGCGTCCCGCTTCCGGCGAGAAGAACCTCGAACGCATCCAGGCATGGCGCGCCATGAATCCTGACCTCGTGATCCGCTCCACCTTCATCGCCGGCTTCCCCGGCGAGACCGAGGCGGAATTCGAGTACCTGCTGGACTTCCTGAAGGAAGCCCAGATCGACCGCCTGGGCTGCTTTGCCTACTCGCCGGTGGAAGGCGCCACCGCCAACGAACTGGAAAACCCGGTGCCGGAAGAAGTGCGTGAAGAGCGCCGCGGCCGCGTCATGCTGCTGCAGGAGGAAATCTCCCGCAAGCGCCTGCAGGCCAAGGTGGGCAAGACCATCAGGGTGCTGATCGACGAACTGACCCCGAGCGGCGCCATCGGCCGTTCCGCTGCCGACGCGCCCGAGATCGACGGCGTGGTGCATGTGAAGAAGCCTTTCGAACCGCACAAGAAGCTGGCCGTGGGCCAGTTCTACGACGTTGAAATCACCCGCGCCGATGCGCACGACCTGTGGGGCGAGGCCTGAGCATGGAGAAGAAGGCCCTTCAGACAGCGCTGGTTCATTCCGATTACACGCCGCCTGAGGGCTTCGCAGCCTTCCCGGCAGCGATCCACCACGCTTCCACCATCCTGTTCAAGAACGTGGCCGCGCTGCGTTCCGGCGACTGGAAGGAAAAGAACGCCTATACCTACGGCCTGCACGGCACCCCAACGACCTTCACGCTCGAAGCGCGCATCGCCGAAATCGAAGGCGGCGAGCGCTGCCTGCTGGCGCCGAGCGGTCTCGCCGCCATCGCCATGATCGATTTCGCCGTGCTCAAGACCGGCGACGACATTCTTCTCCCTGACAATATCTACAATCCGAACCGGGTGCTGGGCAACTGGCTGCAGGAAGCGTTCAACATCACCGCGCGCTACTACGATCCCATGATCGGCGCAGGCATCGCGCAGATGATCCAGCCGAACACGAAGCTGATCTGGACCGAGGCGCCGGGCTCCGTGTCGATGGAAGTGCCGGACCTGCGCGCCATTTGCGCGGCGGCGAAGGAGAAGGGCGTCCTGGTCGCGCTGGACAATACCTGGTCCGCGGGCCTGGCGCTGCGTCCCTTCGAGCTGGGCGTGGACATCAGCATGCAGGCGCTCACCAAGTACCAGTCGGGCGGATCGGACGTGCTGATGGGCGCAGTGATCACGCGCGACCGCGAGCTGCACGAGAAAATCGCCAACTCGCATATGCGCCTCGGCCTGGGCGTGGGCGCGGACGATGCTTACCTTGTAATGCGCGGCCTGCCCACCATGAAGCTGCGTTTCGAAGCCCACGACGCGGGCGCGCTGAAAGTGGCCGCCTGGCTGAAACAACGCCCGGAAATCTCGCGCATGCTGCACCCGGCCTTCGAGGACTGCCCCGGCCACGAGGTCTGGAAGCGCGATTTCACGGGCGCGGGCGGCCTGTTCTCGGTGCTCTTCGACGCCCGATTCAGCGAGGAGCAGACCGACCGCTTCGTCGATTCCCTCAGGCTCTTCAAGATCGGCTACAGCTGGGGCGGTGCGAACAGCCTGTGCATCCCTTACCGCATCCAGGCCATGCGCCGCAACTGGCAGGACGGCGGCACGCTGGTCCGCTTCTACATCGGCCTGGAAGATCCGGCGGACCTGATCGCGGATATCGAACAGGCCCTGGCGCGGATGTAATCAGATCGGCTGGTTCTGGTTGAGGGTGACCCAGCCGCGAATCAGCCGGTAAGCCTTCCAGATCCACGCCACGCCCCAGACGACGATGGCGGCCGGAATGCCGAAGAAGGTTACGAACAGGGCTGCGCCCACCACCACCCAGAGTACATACCACCAGAAGGACCGGATCATCCAGCTGTGATGGCTTTCGATGAAGGTGCCGCGCGTGCCGTCGCGCTTCGAGTAGTTGAAGAGCAGTGGAATGATCGAGAAGGCGCCAAGCGAGAAGAAGAAACTCACCGCGTGGGCAACGTAGAGCCAGAACGCCCAGTTCTTGGCCGAATCGGTTTGTGCATCGAGAATCAGTTCCTG encodes:
- the rimO gene encoding 30S ribosomal protein S12 methylthiotransferase RimO translates to MQSQPISRIQKPGSEGTPASTGPAPKVGFVSLGCPKALVDSEQILTQLRAEGYETAKSYDGADLVIVNTCGFIDAAVQESLDAIGEALAENGKVIVTGCLGAKKDAEGRDLIQSIHPKVLAVTGPHAVGEVMAEVHTHLPKPHEPFIDLLPPQGIKLTPKHYAYLKISEGCNHRCSFCIIPSMRGDLVSRPIAELMLEAENLFKAGVKELLVISQDTSAYGVDVKFRSGFWNGRPVKTHMTQLTEALGELAKQYGAWVRLHYVYPYPHVDQIIPMMSGGHILPYLDVPLQHAHPDVLKRMKRPASGEKNLERIQAWRAMNPDLVIRSTFIAGFPGETEAEFEYLLDFLKEAQIDRLGCFAYSPVEGATANELENPVPEEVREERRGRVMLLQEEISRKRLQAKVGKTIRVLIDELTPSGAIGRSAADAPEIDGVVHVKKPFEPHKKLAVGQFYDVEITRADAHDLWGEA
- a CDS encoding cystathionine beta-lyase, yielding MEKKALQTALVHSDYTPPEGFAAFPAAIHHASTILFKNVAALRSGDWKEKNAYTYGLHGTPTTFTLEARIAEIEGGERCLLAPSGLAAIAMIDFAVLKTGDDILLPDNIYNPNRVLGNWLQEAFNITARYYDPMIGAGIAQMIQPNTKLIWTEAPGSVSMEVPDLRAICAAAKEKGVLVALDNTWSAGLALRPFELGVDISMQALTKYQSGGSDVLMGAVITRDRELHEKIANSHMRLGLGVGADDAYLVMRGLPTMKLRFEAHDAGALKVAAWLKQRPEISRMLHPAFEDCPGHEVWKRDFTGAGGLFSVLFDARFSEEQTDRFVDSLRLFKIGYSWGGANSLCIPYRIQAMRRNWQDGGTLVRFYIGLEDPADLIADIEQALARM
- a CDS encoding DUF4870 family protein: MAQELILDAQTDSAKNWAFWLYVAHAVSFFFSLGAFSIIPLLFNYSKRDGTRGTFIESHHSWMIRSFWWYVLWVVVGAALFVTFFGIPAAIVVWGVAWIWKAYRLIRGWVTLNQNQPI